The proteins below come from a single Cricetulus griseus strain 17A/GY chromosome 6, alternate assembly CriGri-PICRH-1.0, whole genome shotgun sequence genomic window:
- the LOC100764368 gene encoding olfactory receptor 10AG1-like yields the protein MDLTEIRAQGNASTVTQFILLGFSDLPNLQGFLFGMFSIVYLIILIGNSFIIVITRLDPALQKPMYFFLANFSSLEICYVSVILPRILFNIGTQNRSISKLACATQTCFFLMLGATECFLLAVMSYDRYVAICNPLQYPLVMNPIKCNQLAAGSWLGGMPFQLGQTCQIFSLHFCQSNQVDHFFCDLPPILKLACGDTFINELSVYLVTLLIATVPFMLILASYSKIIATILRLPTATGRAKAFSTCSSHLLVVFLFFGSATVTYFRPKSAHSPGTDKLLSLFYTIVTPMFNPLIYSLRNKDVIAALRKLLLRK from the coding sequence atggatctcacagagatcagggCACAGGGCaatgcctccacagtgacacaattcatCCTTCTGGGATTCTCAGACCTTCCCAACCTCCAGGGGTTTCTGTTTGGTATGTTCTCCATAGTTTACTTAATTATCCTAATTGGGAATAGCTTCATAATTGTTATAACCAGGCTTGATCCGGCACTACAGAAGCCCATGTATTTTTTCCTGGCAAACTTTTCTTCTCTGGAAATCTGTTATGTATCAGTCATTCTTCCTAGGATTCTGTTCAACATTGGTACTCAGAATAGAAGTATATCCAAGCTGGCTTGTGCCACTCAAACATGCTTCTTCCTTATGCTGGGAGCCACTGAATGTTTCCTTCTGGCTGTGATGTCCTATGATAGATATGTGGCTATCTGCAACCCCCTGCAATATCCCTTGGTCATGAACCCAATAAAGTGCAATCAGCTGGCAGCAGGATCCTGGCTCGGTGGAATGCCATTCCAGCTTGGGCAAACCTGTCAGATATTCTCTCTACATTTCTGTCAGTCTAACCAGGTAGATCACTTCTTCTGTGACTTACCTCCCATTCTCAAGCTGGCCTGTGGGGACACCTTTATTAATGAGCTCTCTGTCTACTTAGTGACTCTCCTCATTGCCACAGTCCCTTTTATGTTGATACTTGCTTCTTATAGCAAAATCATTGCGACCATTCTGAGGTTGCCAACAGCCACAGGACGAGCAAAAGCCTTTTCCACTTGTTCTTCCCATTTActtgtggtgtttttgttttttggatcaGCCACTGTTACATACTTTAGACCAAAGTCTGCACATTCACCAGGAACTGACAAACTGCTCTCTCTGTTCTACACCATTGTGACCCCCATGTTCAACCCCCTGATATACAGTCTTAGGAACAAGGATGTGATTGCTGCACTGAGAAAATTATTacttagaaaataa